The following nucleotide sequence is from Aythya fuligula isolate bAytFul2 chromosome 22, bAytFul2.pri, whole genome shotgun sequence.
TTTTTTCACTGTGGGCTGCTGCATCCTCTTGGATTTCTTggtgcaaaaaaacaaaaacaaaaacaaaacaacccaggACTGATGTTTTTTTGGGAAGGCTTCCCCAGAAAAAATCACTCACAGGCATAAATATCAGCAGGTGGGAAAAAATTGCCAAGTGCAAATTCTGCTTCAGATCAGATTTGAGGAAAGTTTCACACTCTTGACCCACTGGATTGCCCAAACCTCCAATGTTGTGGCCATTTGGTGACTCCATACGTGACTTcctggaaaagggagaaagctCCCCTGAACTCTTTAATTTATGTGCTAAAAACCCATCaaatctggaaaaagaaaacacccttTTCCTTAAGGGCTGAGACTAGATACAAAGTTGGGCAAAACCTGCCAGGAGTGAGACCTTCCCAGGGTGCTTTGgtaccaaaaaggaaaaaatggttaaaaaaaatccacatacTTTCACCCAAAGTTGAACAGTGAACCCCAGGCTTTGCCCGGGAGGAAGGAAATTCAGTATTGTTGCTGAAAAGATGATTTCTCCCCAATATCATCCACCTGCACAGGAAAACATTGGGTTTCTCACCCCCAAGTGCTCTGAATGAGGTGTCAGGGAGGGCAGCTCTACAAAAACAAGTCATTTGGAGACTTTTGAATGGTAGTAAAAGGGCAAATTTTGCCTTAGAATATGAGACAAAAGCAGCCCAGGTGACACAGGGGCTCTTCTTTGTACCATGGGGGGggaaacaaaagtttttttctgcaggttCTTCCCCATAACTGTGGGGTTTCTCCTTCTGTAGTAAGGAAGGACTTGGGCGGCTGCAACAATTGCCATTTTTGTCCTTCTTTTGGCTCTTGAGGAGTTGAGAAGAAACAGCAGccacagaaaaacagctgcagcaaCAAAGTGATGCAATGGGCAGAAAAGCCTATTTTTCGATACTGATCTGGCGTGAATGTAATCCATAATTTCATAAAGGATTCATTGTAATTTAGTATTAATTCATGTCCATTTATTATAAAGTACTAAGAGATGAGGTTTTGCAGCTGTATTTTATTGTCAGCTTCTTCTGGGGGGAGCTGAAGAGGAACCCCCAAATGGGTGAGTACCCCCGCCCTGCAAAACAGGCAATTCACCCGGATCCCAAATAGGTGAATCTCCCCCCAGATGGGTAACTCACCCTAAgcccacaaatgagtgatgcaGCCCAAAAAGGATTCCTGTTTGTACAACAGTGATGCACCCCTCCTTTAGGGAAGTGAGGCTTCCCTACAGAGCTCCAAATGGAGTGGTTTGCCCTCAGTGTGAACAGTGCAACCCCCCAGATTGGTGACTCTCCCCCAAAATGCATTATACTCTTCCAAATATACAGTATGCCCCCAAATGGCTGTCCCAGCCCAAAATAGATGATGTTTCCCTGAAATGTGTTATGCTTACTCAAAATAAGCAGTGTGCACCAAAATGAATAATGTTCCCCAAAAAGGAGGGATGTTCCCCAAATTAGTGATTTTCTCCAAAgtgtttttctcaaaaaatgAGTTACTCCCCACAGAAAAAGTGATGTTCCCCAAAATGTGTGACTCTCAAAAGCAGTTGATGCTCCCATAAATGAGCAAAACTCCCCATAGTGCCTTCCCCCCTGAATAAGACAAGTTGACTCAAAATGATGGCTGCACCCCCAAAATAGAACGTGTTCTCTAAAAGAGAAAGTACCCCCAAACTAGTGACTCTTACCCAAAATGAGCAACACTCCCCAAATCTGATTGGTTCTCTCCAAAATGGAAGCTCCCAACTTCTCCCATGTCCTAATGAGTACCCAGCAGCTCACTAGCCAAAATGTGcatattttgcaaaatgctgAATATTCATGAGCCTCAAAGCAGTTTCCTCCTTGGCATTTTCCTCAAAAAGCTGGTTTTTCTATCTAAAAGCTGCAAAATAGAGTGAGCGTTGCAGGCAGGGAAAGAAGATACTGGAGGACAGTTGCTTaattaatgaaacaaattatttattttccagctgtgaaaaggtggggggagggagggagtgtGGGGCAGGGGGGCCACAGGCGACCTGTTTTCCTTGTGTTTGGCCCCATTTTGGGGGGCGCCGGGGTGGGGGAGCTCAAGGGCAGCGCCACATCAGGTTGGGCAGAGCACTGCAAAGAGAGAGGCCATGGGCGTTTGCCAGTGCACGGGTGTGCACAAGGCTGCACTGGGCTGCATGATGATGCACAAGCAGATGGGTGCACAACGATGGAGAGGCTTGCACCAGGAGGCACGAGTGCACTAGCATTCAGAGATGTACAAGGGTTTGCAAAGGCACACAGTGATGCGTGAGCATGCACCAAGTTGCATGAGGACGCGTAAGTATGCACAGATGCATGGGGGTGCACAGAGGAGCCTAAGCATACTTAGGGGCTCACATGCACAAGTATGCATGAGAGTGCATGAGTGTGCACCAAGGATGCATGAGCACGAGTGCACTAGGACACACGAGGGTACACAAGCATGCATGAGTGCTGCATGAGGTTGCACAGTGGCTGCAAATGGGATGCACAAGGGATATGGAAGGAACATGAAAGGGATGCAGGAGGGATGTACAAGGCATACACAAGAGGTGCATGAGGGGACACGGGATGTGCAAGGGGCAGATGATGGTGCAAAGAGTACACGGAATGCACAACTGATGTCCAGCAGATGGGATGAATGGGGGCACAAGGGATAAAAAGGAGGGAGGCACAGGAGATATTCATGAAGGTACATGAAAGATGCAAAAGGACAATGTAAGGGTGCAAAGGGGATGAAGGAGAATGGACAACGAGGGTGCATGAGGATGCATAAGGCCTGCAGGCCTTAAGGATGCACAGAGGATGCACAGGAGACGAGTAAGGGATGCCTGCGGATACATTGAGGGATAATCAGGGCATGCAAAAAGGATACACAGGAGATGCAGAAAGGAAGCATGGTGGATGCACAGTGGCACAAGCATGCACATAGGATACCTGGGAAATGCATGAGGGGTGCATAGGGGATGTGTGGGATATGCATGAGGGATGATGCACAAGGATAAACAGGAATGCATGGGGGCTGTACGGAGGATGACCAGGGGATGTGCAGGGTCAGCAGGTACCTTTGAGGATGTAATCCGTCAGCAGTGTGGGCACCTTCTCGTTCCCCTCTTTCATAGCAAACAGGACTGCAAGGGGAAATAGTGCCGTGAGCTCAGCCCCTGTGCCCCCACATGACCCTCCAAAATTTCCCCTCTGTCCCAAAAGTCATCCGAGACACGGCCAGAGTCTCCCACAATGCACCAAGCATGGCAGTATCcaaaatgagcatttttcaCCCCCAGCCAGCCAGTCTGGGGTTATGCAGAATGGGTGTTTCACACCCAAATTGGCACTGGCATAGTGTGTAAAAATAGGGGCTTGCTGCAGATCGGCTGTGCTGCAGTGATGCAAAATGGGCAATTTTACCCCAAATAGACCGTGTTGGGGGTTGCAAAGTGGGTCCGCCACCGTGGCTGGACCACTGTGATGCAAAAAACAGCTGTGCTCCAAATCAGCCATGATGGCACAAAGCAAAAGAGGTATTTTCACCCCAGATAGGTTTTTCCATAGTGCTGCAAATCAGACAACTGTGCCCAAAAATTGTCAATGCTGTATTGATGTAAAATGGTGATTGTGCCCCAAAGCAGCTGTACTGCCATGATACAAATGGGTGTTTTCCCCCCAAATCAGCTGTATCGCAATGGCATTATTTGGCTGATTGCACCTCAAACAGCCTGCACTATGATTCAACCAAAACTGGCTGTGTTACAACAGTGCAAAACTCACAGGTGCTGCAGCAATGTACATTTGTGCCCCAAATCGGCCGTCTTGTGGCAATGCAAAATGGCTGATTCTGATGCAAAATGACTGCCCAAGCAAGGACTCACTGTTGGTGAGCATCTGCAGGTCCTCAACGGAGGGGGGTGATCCCTTCTTCTCATAAGGAATCACTGTGTTCAGgtactgcaaaacagaaaaaataaccacagaaaCACCTTCATGCTacaaaactatatatttttgttcatttcgATGATGAAAATTGCACCAAATCAGCATGAAAGCACAAATGCAAAGTATGTCTGCAACTTTCCTGCAATCACATTTAATTTGCAGACATTTGGGGAATATTGAATTATTTGGATGCTGCAAAAACTGCCCAAACATGAAGGGAGGATTTTGTGGatgaaaaaaagatgattttgcAAGGTGGATTtgcaaagaagggaaaagtgTGTTGCAAAACTGTaagattaaataatattttaaaaggggaaaatggggTTTGGGGGATGCAGGGGAATAGGGTGTGCAAGAGGGCAGGTGAAAGGGGACAGATCTGGGcaatttggggggaaaaaggcaGCACCTGCTTCTCGTTGGTGGCAGGGCCAAAGGTCTGGCGCAGGCCGGAATGCAGGATGCTGGAGATGCCCTCCATGCTGAAGCGCTGGGGACGCATTACGACATCACCTCCTGGGCACCTGCACACCTCCCTCGACACCAATGTCCCCATCTCCCTGACCCACATCCCTCTCCCCACCATGGCCTTGTCCcatgccctgctgcccccctcccctctaTCCCCATGGCCCCCATCCCCACATCGCCctgtccccacatccccatTTCCATGTGCCCTCTCCATGTCCCCCCATCCCAACATTCCCATCACACCCCTTCATGTTCCCTGTCCCATATGCATTGTCCACTTCTCCTGTCCCAACCTCATGTCCCCCCCATGCTGTCCCCAAGTTCCTACCTCCCCAGTCCCATGTGCCCCCATTCCTTCCAACGTACCCCCATTCCATGTCCCACCATCCCATTCCCACATCTCCTGGATTGTGTCCAACCATCCCATCCCATGTCCCCCTGTCCGCACCTCCTGTCCTCATATCCCCATATCCCATCTCCACATGCCCCTGTCCCATGTCCCTCCATCCTGTCCCATGTCGTCCCCATTCCATGTGCCCTCATCCCAAGTCCCCCCATTCCACATCCCTGTCCCATTTTATATCTacatcccatcccattcctCATCCACCTAGCCCCATGTCCCCACCTCCCCCTCTCCTATATCCCCTTGTTCCATACTATGTCCCCATGTTCCCACCTTCCCCTGTATTCCTTTTATTCCAAGTATCTTATGtctcccaccccatcccatcccatcatGTCTCCCCATCCTCACCACACCCTGTCCCATGTCCCCACATCCTGTCCCATGTCTCCATGTTTCCCTGTCCCCACCTCTCCATATCCCATTCCAACATCCCCAGGGTCCCATGGacccccttcccatcccatgTCCTCCCGTCCCCACATTCCCCCAtcctcccacatctcccccccATGGCCGCCGCATCTCCCACCTTCCTGGGCATGTGTCCCCCGCGTTCGGGGCGCCccccctgcaggctcagcccCCGTTCACGGTGGCGGCGCCGAGCGGCCTCCCGCTGCTCCCGCTGTTCCCCCTGCACCGCCAGCAGCGCCCCGATGAACGCCGTCTTCACCTCCTTCTCGAAGGCCAGCTCGTCCCGCCGGGCCAGCTGTGCCACCAGCTCCGCTGACAGCGCCCGGCTCGCCGCCTCTgcccgccccgccgctgccaccagctccccagctgagagctgctccagccctgctgccggCAGGGCAGTTAGAGACAGGACATGCATTGCACGATTGCAAAATGCATTGCTCCATTAGTGGCATGCACACTGCAGTTACTGGGCTGCCTGGTGCAAGTGGTGAGATGTCCAGTGCAATTAGTGCAATGCACAGTGCAATTTGGCAATGCCCAGTGCAGCTAGTGCAATGCACGGTGCAATACAGCAATGTCCAGTGCAGCTAGTGCAATGCATGGTGCAATTTGGCAATGCCCAGTGCAGTTAGTGCAATGTATGGTGCAATACAGCAATGTCCAGTGCAGTTAGTGCAATGCACAGTGCGATTTGGCAATGCCCAGTGCAGTTAGTGCAATGCATGGTGCAATACAGCAACGCCCCGTGCAGTTATTGGTATGCCTGTTGCAATTAGTGCAATGCACAGAGGAATCAGCGATATTCCTGGTGCAACCAGTGAAAGGCATAGTGCATTAGTGAAACACGTGGTGCAATTAGTGACATGCATTATTTGAACACACACTACATTTAGTAAAATTCCACAGAGGCAATTAATGAAATGCACAGTGCAATTAGTGAAATGCATGTAGAAacttttttaatgtgttgtgATTATGAAGATGCACAGTGAATTTATTGGAACACCCAACACTGTCATAGTACGATTACTGAAATGCCCAGTGTCATAAGTTAAATGCCCAGAGCAATTACAGAGTTGCTTGGTGCAATTACTGACATGCACGGTGCAATAAATGAAATGTACTATGTGTAATTAGGGGAATACACAGAGCAATTAGCAAAATGCCTATGAGATTAATGAAACTCTCCATGCAGTTAGTGAAATGTATGCATGGTgctttgagggggaaaaaaaccagTGCAATTACTGAAAAGCATCAAAACGTTTTCTACACATTATGGATGGTGCACAGTGCATTTAGTGGCACGGTGCATTCAGGGAGGTGCACAAAACATTCAGTAAAATGCACAGTGAAATCAGGAAAATGCACCATGCACAGATCAGGGAAGAGTCTGCTGCATGCAGTCACATGCATTGTGTCATGGGGAAAGCGCAGTTATTGAAATGCAGGATGCAAACAGTGAAGCGCAGGACACATAAGACATTTTTGCAAAATACACAGGTTATTTAATGAACTGCATGGTATGTTTAGCAAAATGCTTGGTATACATGAAGAAAAGATGGTGATAACAGTGCAAGGTATAGCACATTTAATGAATGGCACAgtgttttgcaaaatgttttagaGAAATGCACTACATGCATTTAGCAAAAGGCATTTAGTACAATGCACAATGCAGGAGGGGGAAACGTGCAAAACGTGTGGTGTGCTTGGTGACACACAGGGTGCACTTAATGCAACACTAAAAGCAAGATCTCCATaggcttatttttttataagaGCCCTCTTCTGGCCAAACAGTGCTTAAACACTGGGTCCAGCCAGCCCTGGAACCTGGAGATTTGTTTGCCCAATTTGGTGGGAATTTCCCCCAAAAAGGGACTGGCCTGGGTCTTGCTGGCCATACCTTCATGGGAGCAGTTGTTGTTGAAGGTGGGGGAGAAAGTGTGCAGGTCACGCAGGAGGATGGGCTCCATGCCCCCACTGCCACTATCTGCATCAGCctcagcttcctcctcctcctcctcctcctcctcctcttcatcaccATCAGGGTCAGCCTCAGGGTCAGGCGAACTCTGcatcagctcctccagctcctcaaTGACCTGTGGGGCATTGTGCCCTCCAGTTGCACTTTGCACCCCACCTCATCCCACACCTGCACCCTGTACTTGTCCTGCACCTgcaccctgctgcctgcaccctcCACCTGCACCGCACCGTGTTGCACCATCTCATGTCTGCACCAAGAATCCTGCAGCTGAATCCCTTACCTACACCTGAATCCTGCTCCCTACACCCTATGTTGCATCCGCCATCCTGCACCCCATACTTGTCCCCATACCCTCCATCTGCACCCCACAATCCAAACCTGCACATTGCACACTACATGGGTATTCTGCACCTGCACTGTGCTGTCCATTCACATCTTGTATGTGCATCCTACATCCTGATCTGCACCCAACCCCCACACCCCACATCAGCACCCCCATTTCTAACTCTGCATCCCACACATCCCATCTGTTGTCTGCATATGGCTTCCCCCTTGCAATTCACGTCTGTGTCCTGCACCCCTGCCCACAGAGAAGGGACAGAGTTCCAAACTGATGGGATTTGgccttttttgcattttgagcACACAACCATGGGGCTGGGATGGGCTGAAGTTGTCCTGGGCAATGCAAGCCCAGTGTTATGGGCACACTTGGGTGTTTGGGTACACACAGGAGCTGAGGGTACCTGCTCAGCCGTCAGCAGTGGCTCCTCATTGATGCCTGAGTCATGCTCGCTCCTCTCAGCaagctcctcctcctcttccttctcacaAAGCTGCAGAAGACACAAGCTGGGTGGCCCCAGTGGCACCATGGACACTGCCTGGTGCAGGCACAGACACAGACATGGCCCCCACAGCTCATGGGGAGAGCTGCCATGGAGCCACAGCTCCGGGGATGTGCTACCTGCAGGGTCTGCACTGGGGAGATATTGGATGGAGACAACGGATAGGGAGATGCTGGATGGGGAGGTAGGACAGGGATACACTGGATGGGAGACACTGGATCAGGGTGTTGGATGGAGACGTTGCCTTAGGAGATGTTAGATGGAAACCTCATTTGAGGATACTGGATGGGGACACCAGACAGCTGTGTGTTCGATGGGGATGTTGGATAGAAATGCTGGGTGGGGATGTTGGACAGGGAGATGACGTTGGACGGGCACATTATGGTGATGCTGGGTGAAAATAATGGATGGGGACAAGTTTGACGAAGATACAGCATGCAGAGATGTTGCATGGAGACATTGGATGGTGAGATGATAGGGAGATATTGGAGGGGAATGGAAGAAGTCAATGGATGTGGACACTGGATGGGGAGACATTGGATGGAGACATTGGActgagagaagcagagggaTGTCAGAAAGAGATGCTGGATGGGGAGATAACGAACACGTTGGATGAAGATGATGGGAATGTTGGAAGGGGAGATATCGGACATGGGATGGAAATGTTAAATGAGGAGAGGCTTGATGGAGATGTTGGATGGGGACATTAGGCAGGGAGATGTCAGAGAGGGATGCTGGATAGGGGTGTGAACAACTAAGTTGTTGGATGGGGAGACATCTTTTTTACTATATTTCAAaggttattttgcttttttttagcagaaaataaaccagGAAATGGACTTTCTCCTCACCTTCTCTAGTGACAGGTTGTGTGACATCCAAATGGGCTTAATTCAGTGGGTTTGGGGACATTTTTACTGCCCTCCCACAATTCCAAACACAGCTACTCACAGCACACACTCACTACAAAGAAGTAAACACTATTTTCTCCCTCCAAAATACACCACCTTACCCCCAGCTTAGGGACAGATTGGCAGGGACCAGATTGCCAAACCAAGCACTTAATCTTGCCTGTTTTAGTGCCATTGTCTTGGTGTTGCATGAAAGAACAGCCCCCCAAATACACTATTTCTGGGTGGTTTGAAGCACCCTGGCTCAGCTCCCTCCCTGATGGTCGCTAAGCCTTGGGACTGATTAACAACTGTCAATCATCACTGGAGGTCACATGGGGACAGGAGGGTTTTGGGGTGTTAAGGGTGCCACAGCCATACCTGGGGGTCGGTGCCATCAGGGGCCTCAGCTTCAGGGTGCAGCCAGGGTCGGGGGGAGTCCCGGGGGGCGAAGCCATCAGTGAGGGCATCCCAGACCCTGCAGGGAGGTGAGTGGTGAGCGGCAACTGCCAAAATGGCCCAAAATGCCCCGAGAAGCACTGCGTTCCAGACAGCCATCCTGAAATGCCATGACGAAATGCCTCAAAGTAGCCCCAAATGCAGCCCCAGAACACCCAGAAATGCCCCAAAACGATGCATGGAGACAACCTGAAACATCACTCAGATGCACAAAACATCCCAAATCACCCCAAATGCTGCCTCAGAACACCCTAAAACATCCCAAAATATCATTCTGCAATTCTACCCTGAAATATCCCAACACTTGTGATGCCCCCAAGACATCATTTTGTAACTTCACCCCTAAAAGGCCACAGCAATGCTCTGAATGAGCCCAAACACCCCAAAACGCCATCCTAAATCACTCCTAAATATCCCCAAATACCACCCCAAAACATTGCCCGGATGCCCTGAAATGTCccccaaaaaatgaaaaagtccCTAAAGCCCCAGAAATGCTCCAAAATGCTGTACTAAAACACTGCCCCAAAGCCCTGAGATGTCTCAAGACACTCTGAAAAGCCCCAAAGGATCTCAAAATGCCCTGGAACACCCAAAATGCTCCACAGAGACACAGAGATACAACACCAGCCCGGAACAACCACAGATACCCTCAAATGCCCCAAAATATTCCAATATACAACATTTGAACACCCAGAAATTTCCCAAAATGCTGTTCTGAAACACTACCCTGAAATGCTCCAAAATGCCCCAAAATGCTGCACCAGAACACCTTTGTATATCTTAAAATTCTGTCCCTTAACAGCATCCCAAAACACTCTCAAGTGCCCCAACATACTGCCCTGACACCCCAAAACGCCACTCTTAAAGaatcaaaaaatgaaatgttgccCTTAGACTAAGATCATTTCTAGAATGCCTCAGAAATCTGTTCCAGAAGCACCAAAACACTGTTCTGAAACACCCCCAAAATGCCACCGCACTGCTCCAGAACATCCCCAACTGCCCCAAAAGACAATGATAGAAACACAACACCCCGAAAAGCTTCTGCAATGTCCAAAATGCTTCAAAACTCCCCAAAAATGCTGTCCTGCATCATGCTGAAATGACCCAAAATGCAGCCACAACACCCCATAGTGCCCCGAAATGCCCTTTTGAAACACCTCAAACTGtcaccctgaaaaaaaaactaaatcaCCTCCAAAACTGCCCTGAAATTCCCTCAAAATTGGACCTGGAACACCCAAAAATACTGCtatgaaataaaccaaaactgCACCAAGTGACAGCAAAACTGTCCAGATTCATTGCCCTGATGCCCTGAAACCCTCCAAAACTGCCCTGGAAcaccccaaaacacagctgtgataccctgaaaacaaacaaacaaaaaaacctcaaaGCCTCCCAAAATACCCTGGTTTGCTGCCCCAGAACACAGCAGTGAAATGCCTGAAGCCACCCTgcaaaacagctctgaaatagAACACCCCAAAATTCATCTGACACTCCAAAATAAACTGCAACAGACCAAAacaaaatctagaaaaaaaatctatgaaacaTGGCCCTGAAATACCCCAAGTCACTCCACAAAACTGTGCTAAACACCCCAAACCATGGCAGCTGCCCGGAGCTCCCTGCCAACACTACTGTGTTGCCCACATTCCCCCGCAGGGCCGGG
It contains:
- the FEZ1 gene encoding fasciculation and elongation protein zeta-1, with product MEAPLVSLEEEFEEGPGDDGGTPRRTADPALAELESFSAEMMSFKSMEDLVQEFDEKLTVCFRNYDAATEGLAPVRGRLQAQEEEERLQDEEVWDALTDGFAPRDSPRPWLHPEAEAPDGTDPQLCEKEEEEELAERSEHDSGINEEPLLTAEQVIEELEELMQSSPDPEADPDGDEEEEEEEEEEEAEADADSGSGGMEPILLRDLHTFSPTFNNNCSHEGLEQLSAGELVAAAGRAEAASRALSAELVAQLARRDELAFEKEVKTAFIGALLAVQGEQREQREAARRRHRERGLSLQGGRPERGGHMPRKRFSMEGISSILHSGLRQTFGPATNEKQYLNTVIPYEKKGSPPSVEDLQMLTNILFAMKEGNEKVPTLLTDYILKVLCPT